The genomic segment AAGGTGTGGATTGTCAGGGAAGATATGGGAGCCGACAGGGAGCTCGAAAAGCGGGGTGTAGAGTTAATCAGGGAAAGTACCCGGGCACGGAATGCCCTGGTGGTCCTGGGAATTCCGCCTGAGAATATCCTGATCCTGCCTGGCGATGCCTCTTCCACGCAAATGGAAGCTCAGATTATCAGGGATTTCCTGCAAACACAAAACGGTGTCGGCAGCGTGCTGCTGGTTACATCAAGTTCGCACACCCGCCGGGCCTACCAAATTTTCAAAGCGGCATTCAGATCCATGGAAAATGAGCCGGAACTGTTTTGCAGTCCCAGCAGCTACTCCGGATTTAATTCCGGGAATTGGTGGAAAAGCCGCGAAGACATTCAGGAAGTGGTATTTGAGTACCTGAAAATGGCCAATTTCTTTTTATTCGAAAAAAGGAAACTCAGGATTCAGGAATAAACAAGCAGGCAGTATTAAAAGTTGCTTTTTCTTCTTTGCCGGCCTGAAATGGTCGCTCTACCTTCAGGCAGTCTCACTATTCTCAGGGTTTTTCTTGATTGCTATGAGCAAATTATGAATACAGGGTAGTCTGTTTTGGCAAAATCCGGGTGTAACAAAGGGGTTACATTTTTCAAATTTGTTACATTTCAGTTTTTATCCAAATATTTTGACATCTTTATAAGGTATTGAAATACAATATTATACAATTATTTTAGAAATGGGAAAATTAGAATTGCATGTCTGATACTTGTTGAGAAGTTGCAACTCTGTTACATGCAAAAAACCCGAAAAGAGGGTATGCTCTGTTCGCCAGCTTTGAAGGCTATACTCGTAAGTAAAGCTGCAAATATTAGCTGAGCTGAGCTCGCAAGCCCTGTCTGAGCTCGCAAGCCCTGTCTGAGCTCGCAAGCCCTGTCTGAGCTCGCAAGCCCTGTCTGAGCTCGCAAGCCCGGTTTACGTAATAAAGATTTTATGCGACGAGTGGGTACAAATGTAAGAGGCTGTACCTTTTGATACAGCCTCCTTGTTAACAAGTAACGATCAGTAAATTTATTTGAAACGCCTGGCAACCTCTTCCCAGTTGATCACGTTCCAGAAGGCCTCAATATAGTCGGGCCTGCGATTCTGGTAGTTCAGGTAATAGGCATGTTCCCATACATCAATAGTGAGTACGGGGGTTCCTTTTACCTCGGTCAGGTCCATTAAGGGATTGTCCTGATTGGGCGTGGAGGATACTTCCAGGGAGCCGTCGGCCTTTTTGACCAGCCAGGCCCAGCCGGAGCCAAAACGGGTGGCGGCGGCCGTACTGAATTTTGTTTTAAAATCTGCAAAGGATCCGAAAGCGCTGTGGATGGCTTCCAGCAGTTCACCGGCGGGCTCTCCGCCTCCGTTGGGACCCATCACGGACCAGTAAAGATTGTGGTTGTAAAAACCGCCACCGTTGTTCCTGACAGCGACAGGATGTGCAGACATTCCGGCAAAGATATCTTCGATGGATTTGCCTTCCAGGGAAGTCCCCTCCACGGCTTTATTCAGGTTGGCGGTATAAGCCGCATGATGCTTCGAATGGTGGATCTCCATGGTTCTGGCATCGATATGGGGCTCCAGTGCATTATAGTCGTAACTTAAATCGGGTAATTTGAATGACATTGTATCCGGGGTTTTAATGATTAAACATAATAACTATTCAGACTCAGTATAAATAACACGCCAGAGCGGGTTTTGTTCATATTTTTTTTGCCTCCGGGTTCTGTTTGCCCGGCATCAGAATTCAATTTCTGCTGTGCAACATTCCGGAGGTAGCCCTTTTTATTTAAAACATGATAAAATCCACATTTTTTGTAGGTTAAAAGCATTTTCTTGCCTTATTATCTGCTGTAGAATATGTGGCAGAATGAGCGGGAAGGAGGTATCTTAGCCGCCGGAAAAAGTGAGTCATTTTTAAAATAAACGGAAGATTATGTCAAAAGGGTTTTTTAAAGTTCCTGTACCCGTGAACGAGCGGGTAAGAAACTATGCTCCGGGCACCAGGGAGCGCGCCGATTTAAAGAAGGAAATTGAAAGGCTGAGGTCACAGGTCCTGGACATCCCTATGATTATAGGAGGTAAGGAGGTCCGGACCGGCAAGCTGGTTTCCATTCATCCTCCCCACGAGACCAGTCACCTGCTTGGCCATTACCACAAGGGTGATGCCAGCCACGTGCAGATGGCCATTAAAGCTGCCCTGGAAGCTAAAGAAAAATGGGCAGCCCTGTCCTGGGAGCATCGCGCAGCGATCTTTCTCAAAGCAGCCGATCTGATCGCCGGACCCTACGGGGACACGGTGAATGCGGCCACCATGCTCGGCCAGTCGAAGAATGTCATGCAGGCCGAGATCGACAGTGCCTGCGAAATGGCCGATTTTCTGCGCTTCAATGTGAAGTACATGTGCGAGATCTACGAACAGCAGCCCATCTCCTCGGAAGGGATCTGGAACCGGGTGGAACAGCGTCCGCTGGAAGGATTTGTCTTTGCCCTCACCCCCTTCAATTTCACCTCCATAGCCGGCAACCTGCCCTCTGCACCAGCCATGATGGGAAATACCGTGGTATGGAAATGTTCCAATACCCAGGTTTATTCAGCCAAGGTACTGATGGATGCCTTTATGGAGGCCGGAGTACCCGCCGGTGTGATCAACCTGATGTTTGTTTCCGGACCCGTTGCCGGAAACGAGATCTTCTCCCATGCCGACTTTGCCGGGATCCATTTCACCGGTTCCACCGAAGTTTTCCAGAACATATGGAAAACCATCGGGAACAACATTCACAAGTACAAATCATACCCGCGCATTGTGGGTGAAACCGGGGGGAAGGACTTTATTTTCGCCCATCCCACGGCCGACACCGAAGCGCTGGTTGTGGCCATGGTCCGCGGTGCCTTTGAGTATCAGGGACAGAAATGTTCGGCAGCTTCCAGGGCCTATATACCGGAAAGCCTGTGGTCCGAGGTGAAAATGCAGATGGAGAATATGGTCCGGGGAATCAAAATGGGTCCGCCCGAAGACTTTATCAATTTCTTTAATGCCGTTATTGATGAAAGCACCTTTGAAAAACTGTCCGCTTATATCGACCGGGCCAAAAAAGATAAGGATGCGGATGTGATCATCGGGGGCGGCTATGATAAAACGGTAGGCTACTTTATTGAGCCGACCGTAATTCAGGCCCACGATCCAAAATACGTGACCATGGAAGAAGAGCTTTTCGGGCCCATCCTGACCATCTATGTCTATAAGGATGAGGAGATCGACGAAACCCTCGAGATACTGAATGACACTTCCATTTATGCGCTTACCGGAGCAATATTCTCCCAGGACCGCTACGTGATTGAAGATCTGACCAACAGGCTATCCGACTGTGCGGGCAACTTCTACATCAACGACAAGCCCACCGGTGCCGTGGTGGGTCAGCAGCCCTTCGGAGGAGCCCGCGGATCGGGAACCAACGACAAGGCAGGATCCATGATCAATTTGTTGCGCTGGGTGTCTCCCAGGACCATCAAGGAGAACTTTGTTCCCCCGAAAGACTACCGCTACCCCTTTATGGAGGAGGAGTAGATTATGGAGGAGGAGCAGGTTCTGGAGGAGGAACAGGTTCGCTTCCATTTCCGGCTTTTCTAAGCGCCTCACGCAGAATAGGTAAGTCCTGTTGAAAAAGGATCTGATATCTGTGTCCCTTTTTCATTAAATTTGAGCGATGAAAAAGTTCTTACGGAAGATATGGCCCTTGCTCAGGAACAAGTATATCCTGACCATTGCTGTTTTTGCCGTCTGGATGCTTTTCTTTGACCAGAACAACATAGTCGACCGCCTCCGGATGGGATCAGAGATCAGGCAGCTGGAGATGGACAGGGAGTACTACCTGGAACAGATCCGGCAGGACTCGTCACGTCTGCAGGAACTGACCACCAACAGAGAAAACCTGGAAAAATATGCCCGCGAACAGTTTCTGATGAAAAGAAGCGACGAGGATGTTTTCCTGGTGATCGAGCAGAAGGAAGAGAAGAAGGGGCGGAAAAGGAAGTAGTCCTTTGGATCATCTCAGATCCAGCATCCTGTAAATCTGCAGGAGCTTTCTCAGGTCCGGTCCCACCGACGGGATCCCCCTGCCTTCGGGATCCATTTTCTGCAGCAGTTCAGAGGCTGCCGGCCCGATCTCCAGATCGGGATATCCGCGTTCCCTGGCATAGTGCAGGAATTTCATGATCCGGAACATGGAGAACCAGCGCCAGAAACGTTTCCTGAAGGCGGGAGCCGAGGCACTGTTGTGGCGTATCTCTGACAGGGCCCCTTCAAACCCCTGTTCTTCGAGGAAGCTCCCCAGCGGTTCCGGCCAGGGTCCGGCGAGCTTTTCGGGCGATCCGCTCTCATCAAAGAGTCGGCTCAGCATTACGAAGGGATCCGGATTGTAAGTCATCAAAGGCTCTTCGCTCAAAGAAAGCCGCCTGACGGCCGGTCCCGTTCCGAAGGGCACCCGGTCGGAAGGCCGGGGCGAAGGGGTGATGCAGGTCGTGTTGCACTGGCTGAAACGCCCCCTCCGGGCTACCTTCTGTATAAAATAGAAATCCTCGCCCCCCTGGCGCCGGTTCATGCCGCCTTCCATGCAGTAAATGTCCGAGCGGACCGCAAAGGACGATCCCACCGTATGGTAGGCAAAGGGGTAGCCCGTAAACCGCACCGACTGGAGGTAGTAGCGCAGATGAAGCTCATATTGTGTAATGGCCCTGTAAACCGCGGGGGGGAATTCCTCACCCTCCAGGGGGTGTTCGAAGCGTATGGAACAACCCTCGGGTTCGGATCCACTCTCTGGTCCACGGCCTGATCCACTCCATGGTCCACTCTCTGGTCCACGGCCTGATCCACTCCATGGTCCACCTCCTTCAAAGTGTGTTACCAGGGCCTCCAGGTAGTTGGGCCGGACCAGGGCATCGGCATCCATGGAGGCGATAATTCCTTCCGGGCGCCCAAGCGCACTAAAGCGGCGCGACGCCTCATCCATCAGGATCTTCCGGGCGCTTCCCACTCCGGCCTCCTTCCGGCTGAATGAGTGATCGAGCCGGACAAAAAAAGCGATGCAGGGATGGGGATGCGCCACGATCCAGGCACGGGTGGCCTCCAGGGTGGCCTGGTTCTGTTCCAGGACAGCCGGGGGAGCGTCCGAAGGGGCATTGATCAGGATCAGCACCTCGGCCCGGAATCCGGATCCGTCAGGATCGGTGCCTTCCCGGCCGGCCCCACAGGTGCATTGAAACAAAGAATCCAGGCATCTTTCGAGCCCGGATTCATTGTAAACGGGTAATATGACGGATATCTGAAGGCGGGGATGGGGTTCCGGTTCAATCAGCGCCTCACGCAAACCGGCCTTCAGCAGGTATGCATCGGCAAAGCCCATTATTCCAGTTCGGTTCCCTGCTGGTACCTGGCGTTCAGGCCTTCCACCACCCGGGCGGTAATATCGAAAGGTTTTGCTCCATAAATCAGGTTGCCCCCGAAGGAGTAGGAGTATACATAGCTATATCCCTGTTCTACGCTCAGCTGGGCCACATAGGTCTCAATCATATCGAGCATCTGGCGGTTCTTCACCAGACCTTCTTCCTGTATCTGGGTCATGTACTGGTTCTGAAGGACCTGCAGATTCTGCTCTTCCGTTTGCAGTTGCTGCTGAAGCTGTTCGGCCTCGGTACGGGTAACCAGCCCTTTCTGAATCTTGTACTGGGCATCCTGGACACTCTGGTAGAAAGTCTCGGTGCGGCCTGCAAAGTCAGATTCCAGTTCGGTCTGCTTCTGGGTCAGATCCTGCTGATAATCGTAGTAGAGATCCCATTGTGCCATCACAGAATCCATATTGAAATAGGCGATGCTGATATCCCCCGGATTAGCTGCCAGGGCTGAAGTTGCAGAATCATCTCCTTTGGTTTTTTTCACATTTCCGGAGAAGTGGAAAATGAACAACACAATTACCGCTGCTCCCAGAATCACATTAATTACAATGTTTGCAATTTTCATTGTCTTCTTTTTAACTGATTATTTGTTTGTTATCGGGCAACAAATATAGTGGAAAAGTTTAATAATCGGGACATTTTTTTCGGGAAGTACAGGCTGATATAAACCGCCTTAAAACATATATAAGCAGATCAGTGTTAGCATCCAATCCCCCTCCCGGTCTTTAGGGGTTTATACACAGTTTTCAGGGAGGGGGGTTGCATGCTTCTCTGTGGGGGCGTGCTTCTCTGTGGGGGCGTGCTTCCCTGTGGGGGGCGTGTTTCCCTGTGGGGCTTCATGCTTCTCTCCGGAGGGCGTACTTCCCTGTGGGGGTATGCTTCCCCGGGGTCACCCGCTACGGAAACTCTTTCCGGTAGTGCTCCGCCACCCCGGCAATCACCTGCTCCAGGGGGGTAAAGTCCATCCCGAGGGCCTCTTTGACCTTGTCCGATGAAAAGCGGACCTCTCCAAAGGCGGCCCGGACATGCTCGGTGGTGATCAGGAGGGAACCCCTGAAAACAGAGGCGATGAAGTCCAGCCGGACCAGCATTCTGAGCAGGGATGGGGTGACCTCCCTGAACTCTCCGGTTTTCCCCAGGGCCTGTGCGATTTTCCCGAAAACCTGCTGGTAGGAGTAGTTCCCTTCGCTCAGAATAAAGCGTTCGCCCGATATATCCGACTCCATCAGGCGGATCATGGCCGACACCACATCAGAGATTCCCACATAGCCGGTAACTCCCGGCGCCGCGTATTTCAGTCCCCCGTCCACCCGGCTGAACATGGAGGAGCTGCCGCGGTCCCAGAAGCCGGGACCCAGGATAATGGCAGGATTCACAATCACCGCGTTCAGGCCTTCTTCTATTCCCCGCCACACTTCCATCTCCGAGCGAAACTTGGAAAGGGCATAGCCGGTTCCGGTTTTGCTGTGGGCCCAGATCAGCGACTCGGTGGCCGGAGAACCCTCGGCGGGCCTGCCAATGGCCGAAGTGGAGGAGACGTGCAGCAGCTTTTGCACCCCGGCTGCCAGGCAGGCAGCAACCACACTGGAAGTGCTGTCGGTGTTGAAGCGGATCATCTTCTGACGGTCGCGGGGCTGAAAGGAGACCATCCCCGCACAGTGATAGACCTGCTGCACCCCTTCCAAAACCTCCGTCATATCCACCTGGTTCAGCAGATCGGCATCGATCCAACGGATGCGCCCCCATAGCTCTTCAAGCTCGCCGGCATTGGCGCAGTGATAACCAAACACCCGCCGGACCTCCTCCAGACCGGAAGAGGGGCGTTTCAGCGCCACGATCTCTTTCTGCTCCCTGGCCAGGCTAAGCAGCAGGTGCGATCCAAGAAGTCCCGTTCCCCCGGTAAGCAGTATCATCTCAGAAATGAATTTGAACGAAGATAAGCATATTCTGGCAGTGTAGGTTGAATGCAGGCGTAAGCTGCACCGGGAACCAAGTAAACATCTTATTATATAAGCTGGAAACAACGAATGAAAAATCATGCAATAATTATCAATATAGACCTTAGTGAATGAAAAATCATGCATAGATATCTTGTATATCTGGCTATAATGCGATATATTTGAATGAATATTCACGCATTAAATCATAATAGTAGCATTATGCATGAAAAATCATACATAGATTGGCACTCAATGAGTGATAAGGCATTCATGAAAACCATAGGAACATTTATTCAACATCACAGACTGAATCAAAACAGATCACAAAATGAGGTGGCAGTAGCGGCAGGGATAAGCCGGTCCACACTCAGCCTTCTGGAGAGGGGTGAAAATGTTTCGCTGAGCAGTCTGATCCAGGTGCTGCGTATCCTTGATTTGCTGTATATCATGGACGTATTCAGTGTCAGGGAGGAGATCAGCCCGGTTGAGTATGCAAAACTTCAAAAAAACAGAAGACTGCGTGCCCGGAGTAAAAATGATCATTCAAACAACGACCCGGTATGGTAGATGTAGCAGAAATAAAAATCTGGGGAGAATTTGCAGGAGCTGTACGCTGGGATAAGAACAATCAGTTGGCCAGTTTTCAATATGATGACAAATTTCTCGGGAAAGGGTACGACCTGTCCCCCATTAAAATGCCGGTCCGGGATGGATCCCGTATTTATAGTTTCCCGGAATTGAGGAAGTCAAAGGATGAACAAACATCCGCATTTAACGGACTTCCTGGTTTGCTGGCAGACTCTTTACCTGATAAATACGGGAATCAACTCATTAATGTCTGGCTGGCTCAGAATGGCCGGCCACCTGACAGTATGAATCCGGTGGAGAAGCTGTGTTTTATTGGGGCAAGAGGCATGGGTGCCCTGGAATTTGAACCAGGCCGTTTCAAGGCAGGTAAACGGACCTTCCCTGTGGAGATAAAGAGTCTGGTTGAGATCGCACAAAGAATGCTGTCTGAACGTGAGGGATTCGAAGTGAATCTGCCTGAAGATGAACAGAAGGCAGTCAGTGAGATATTGAAAATAGGTACCTCGGCCGGGGGGGGCAGGCCAAAGGCGCTTATAGCCTTCAATAAAAATAGCGGAGAAGTGCGGTCCGGACAAACGGTAGCTCCCAAAGGATTCGACCACTGGTTGATCAAGCTGGATGGAGTCAGCGATGTACAGTTTGGATCGAGTCACGGGTTTGGCCGGGTGGAATATGCGTATTACCGGATGGCAAAGGACTGCCAGATACAGATGATGGATTCTGAATTATTGGAGGAACACGGACGTGCTCACTTTATGACCAGACGATTCGACAGAGAAGGGACCGGTACAAAACACCATGTGCATACCTGGAGCGGGATTCAACATTTTGATTACAATAATTTATATGCATACAGCTATGAACAGCTTTTCCAAACGATGCGACAGTTAAAAATGACTTACCCGGAAGCCGAACAAATGTTTCGAAGAATGGTATTCAATGTTTTGGCAAGCAATAATGATGATCATGCCAAGAACTTTTCTTTCCTGCTAAAACAAAACGGACACTGGGAGCTGGCACCGGCCTACGATCTTTGCTATTCCTATGATCCTGAAAATGTCTGGGTAAGCCAGCATACACTTAGTATCAATGGTAAACACCGTGGGATCAACCGGAACGACTTGATGACTGTAGCCACGATCAACAATATCAAGGGAGGAGGAAACATCATCAGTGAAATTCAGGAGCTTGTTTGTTCCTGGGAGAAATATGCCAAAGAAGCAGAAGTTTTATCAAAACTTCGCACTGATATTACAAAGACACTGGCGGCATTTCAGTTTTAACTACGCCGACCGTGCTTTTTTAAAAACAATGTTGTAGAAGGCCTTCCAGAAATAGCGCCACTGGGTGCGCAGGGGGTGCTTTTCAAAAGCCTCCACGTAGCGCAGCTCCGAGGCCTGGATTTCCTCCAGGGTTTCGGGCATATCGGCGTAGTACGGGGGGATCAGTCCGGGCCGGTATTTGATCCGCTTTTCCTGCAGCTCTTTGGAATACAGGTTGTAATAATGCAAACTCAGCGGGCGCACCCCGATGATTTTCAGATCGCCCCGGAACAGGTTGATCAGCATGGGCAGTTCATCGAGCCACAGTTTGCGCATAAAAGCCCGGGTACCGGCCACCCGGAAGTCATTCTTAAACTTACCCCCGTTTTCCAGGTTGTTCCGCTGGTGCACATAATCCTGCAGGTACTCGGCATAGGGATACATGGTGCGCAATTTATACACCTTGATCATCCTGCCCCCTTTACCCACGCGACGCAGGGAGATAAAAGGCCCGTACGTGGGGTTGGGATCAAAGGCAGGCTCCTTGATCCGCCGGCAGATAAAAAAGTAGAGTCCGTTCACCACACTCTCCTCATTCACCTCAAAACCGCAGGCATAGAGCCGGCCCAGGATCTCGGGATGCGTAAATACCCGGTTCTGTCCCCGGGTAAGAAAGAAGTAGAGCCGGCTGGTCAGTTTAAATTTCGGGAATACCCGTTTGATGATATAGTCGCCCGTATAGGCTAATCTGTTAAGGACCGGCGGGTATTTCCGCAGGATCCTGCTTCTCCGCATATCGGAAGTCTCCGCGCAGCAGATAAACTTCCCTCCCCGGGGCAGTTTACTGTTGACCGATTCAAAGAACATATTCAGGTCCCTGATATCATTGATCCGGCGGATATTGACAATGGTTTCGTAGAAATTATCCGGTT from the Bacteroidales bacterium genome contains:
- a CDS encoding glycosyltransferase; this encodes MGFADAYLLKAGLREALIEPEPHPRLQISVILPVYNESGLERCLDSLFQCTCGAGREGTDPDGSGFRAEVLILINAPSDAPPAVLEQNQATLEATRAWIVAHPHPCIAFFVRLDHSFSRKEAGVGSARKILMDEASRRFSALGRPEGIIASMDADALVRPNYLEALVTHFEGGGPWSGSGRGPESGPWSGSGRGPESGSEPEGCSIRFEHPLEGEEFPPAVYRAITQYELHLRYYLQSVRFTGYPFAYHTVGSSFAVRSDIYCMEGGMNRRQGGEDFYFIQKVARRGRFSQCNTTCITPSPRPSDRVPFGTGPAVRRLSLSEEPLMTYNPDPFVMLSRLFDESGSPEKLAGPWPEPLGSFLEEQGFEGALSEIRHNSASAPAFRKRFWRWFSMFRIMKFLHYARERGYPDLEIGPAASELLQKMDPEGRGIPSVGPDLRKLLQIYRMLDLR
- a CDS encoding OmpH family outer membrane protein produces the protein MKIANIVINVILGAAVIVLFIFHFSGNVKKTKGDDSATSALAANPGDISIAYFNMDSVMAQWDLYYDYQQDLTQKQTELESDFAGRTETFYQSVQDAQYKIQKGLVTRTEAEQLQQQLQTEEQNLQVLQNQYMTQIQEEGLVKNRQMLDMIETYVAQLSVEQGYSYVYSYSFGGNLIYGAKPFDITARVVEGLNARYQQGTELE
- a CDS encoding sugar transferase, which produces MSTRKKPRTGLIVLDLIILAGSFIFMASLKPVMVSYLSHRYIIGFAVMLSLWVIFSFYFKKYHITRKERPSFLFRNLIAPNLVTLAGVSFIIYAFNTTFFSRMMVLGTFGVATALEIFFFTIYTYLLVSTEYDAARAFIEKPPTAGDLRKLDATVTHSDIHLNVGTLREAIVEECGELAQRYIEQHVDLNDIKTLITATLTRFNILRQPDNFYETIVNIRRINDIRDLNMFFESVNSKLPRGGKFICCAETSDMRRSRILRKYPPVLNRLAYTGDYIIKRVFPKFKLTSRLYFFLTRGQNRVFTHPEILGRLYACGFEVNEESVVNGLYFFICRRIKEPAFDPNPTYGPFISLRRVGKGGRMIKVYKLRTMYPYAEYLQDYVHQRNNLENGGKFKNDFRVAGTRAFMRKLWLDELPMLINLFRGDLKIIGVRPLSLHYYNLYSKELQEKRIKYRPGLIPPYYADMPETLEEIQASELRYVEAFEKHPLRTQWRYFWKAFYNIVFKKARSA
- a CDS encoding superoxide dismutase — protein: MSFKLPDLSYDYNALEPHIDARTMEIHHSKHHAAYTANLNKAVEGTSLEGKSIEDIFAGMSAHPVAVRNNGGGFYNHNLYWSVMGPNGGGEPAGELLEAIHSAFGSFADFKTKFSTAAATRFGSGWAWLVKKADGSLEVSSTPNQDNPLMDLTEVKGTPVLTIDVWEHAYYLNYQNRRPDYIEAFWNVINWEEVARRFK
- a CDS encoding NAD-dependent epimerase/dehydratase family protein encodes the protein MILLTGGTGLLGSHLLLSLAREQKEIVALKRPSSGLEEVRRVFGYHCANAGELEELWGRIRWIDADLLNQVDMTEVLEGVQQVYHCAGMVSFQPRDRQKMIRFNTDSTSSVVAACLAAGVQKLLHVSSTSAIGRPAEGSPATESLIWAHSKTGTGYALSKFRSEMEVWRGIEEGLNAVIVNPAIILGPGFWDRGSSSMFSRVDGGLKYAAPGVTGYVGISDVVSAMIRLMESDISGERFILSEGNYSYQQVFGKIAQALGKTGEFREVTPSLLRMLVRLDFIASVFRGSLLITTEHVRAAFGEVRFSSDKVKEALGMDFTPLEQVIAGVAEHYRKEFP
- a CDS encoding YdcF family protein; this encodes MKRRIYILIFLVILLVLAVGGCRKAGTWLVKEDIPRQADVMVMLTGRIADRVLKVADLYKDQVAAKVWIVREDMGADRELEKRGVELIRESTRARNALVVLGIPPENILILPGDASSTQMEAQIIRDFLQTQNGVGSVLLVTSSSHTRRAYQIFKAAFRSMENEPELFCSPSSYSGFNSGNWWKSREDIQEVVFEYLKMANFFLFEKRKLRIQE
- a CDS encoding septum formation inhibitor; translated protein: MKKFLRKIWPLLRNKYILTIAVFAVWMLFFDQNNIVDRLRMGSEIRQLEMDREYYLEQIRQDSSRLQELTTNRENLEKYAREQFLMKRSDEDVFLVIEQKEEKKGRKRK
- a CDS encoding type II toxin-antitoxin system HipA family toxin, with the protein product MVDVAEIKIWGEFAGAVRWDKNNQLASFQYDDKFLGKGYDLSPIKMPVRDGSRIYSFPELRKSKDEQTSAFNGLPGLLADSLPDKYGNQLINVWLAQNGRPPDSMNPVEKLCFIGARGMGALEFEPGRFKAGKRTFPVEIKSLVEIAQRMLSEREGFEVNLPEDEQKAVSEILKIGTSAGGGRPKALIAFNKNSGEVRSGQTVAPKGFDHWLIKLDGVSDVQFGSSHGFGRVEYAYYRMAKDCQIQMMDSELLEEHGRAHFMTRRFDREGTGTKHHVHTWSGIQHFDYNNLYAYSYEQLFQTMRQLKMTYPEAEQMFRRMVFNVLASNNDDHAKNFSFLLKQNGHWELAPAYDLCYSYDPENVWVSQHTLSINGKHRGINRNDLMTVATINNIKGGGNIISEIQELVCSWEKYAKEAEVLSKLRTDITKTLAAFQF
- the pruA gene encoding L-glutamate gamma-semialdehyde dehydrogenase, translated to MSKGFFKVPVPVNERVRNYAPGTRERADLKKEIERLRSQVLDIPMIIGGKEVRTGKLVSIHPPHETSHLLGHYHKGDASHVQMAIKAALEAKEKWAALSWEHRAAIFLKAADLIAGPYGDTVNAATMLGQSKNVMQAEIDSACEMADFLRFNVKYMCEIYEQQPISSEGIWNRVEQRPLEGFVFALTPFNFTSIAGNLPSAPAMMGNTVVWKCSNTQVYSAKVLMDAFMEAGVPAGVINLMFVSGPVAGNEIFSHADFAGIHFTGSTEVFQNIWKTIGNNIHKYKSYPRIVGETGGKDFIFAHPTADTEALVVAMVRGAFEYQGQKCSAASRAYIPESLWSEVKMQMENMVRGIKMGPPEDFINFFNAVIDESTFEKLSAYIDRAKKDKDADVIIGGGYDKTVGYFIEPTVIQAHDPKYVTMEEELFGPILTIYVYKDEEIDETLEILNDTSIYALTGAIFSQDRYVIEDLTNRLSDCAGNFYINDKPTGAVVGQQPFGGARGSGTNDKAGSMINLLRWVSPRTIKENFVPPKDYRYPFMEEE
- a CDS encoding helix-turn-helix transcriptional regulator, whose translation is MSDKAFMKTIGTFIQHHRLNQNRSQNEVAVAAGISRSTLSLLERGENVSLSSLIQVLRILDLLYIMDVFSVREEISPVEYAKLQKNRRLRARSKNDHSNNDPVW